In Dolichospermum flos-aquae CCAP 1403/13F, the following proteins share a genomic window:
- a CDS encoding endonuclease/exonuclease/phosphatase family protein: MDKIFSFSLLQDILRVFLIFSGFVQTISLKISMQITVMTFNLRYDKPDPGVRQWKKRVGAIASLIQHYKPDLLGTQEGKSDQLADLQALLPEYNIIGGDRTGTGSGEHCAIFYNPQSFKLQETQDFYLSDTPEIPGSITWGTRLPRMATWANFEVSHLGFSLTILNTHLDHENAKSRELSAVLISQRLAEFPPENYLLLTGDFNANPRTPERQIFLSPLRNGKKLQDPLATLPLEKQKTFHDFTGKAWDAIDTIYCDSCAFQTEQVIIDREQWEGVWPSDHFPVIVKLTIL, from the coding sequence TTGGATAAAATCTTTAGTTTTTCTCTTTTACAGGATATTCTCAGAGTATTTCTCATCTTCTCTGGTTTTGTCCAAACTATCAGTTTAAAAATATCTATGCAAATTACTGTGATGACTTTTAATCTCCGCTATGACAAACCAGATCCTGGGGTGCGTCAGTGGAAAAAGCGTGTAGGGGCAATTGCTTCTTTAATTCAACACTACAAACCGGATTTACTGGGTACACAGGAGGGTAAATCTGATCAACTGGCAGATTTACAAGCACTCTTACCGGAATATAACATTATTGGGGGCGATCGCACTGGTACAGGAAGCGGTGAACATTGTGCAATTTTTTATAATCCCCAATCCTTTAAACTTCAAGAAACACAAGATTTTTACCTCAGTGATACTCCAGAAATTCCTGGTAGTATTACTTGGGGAACTCGTTTACCGCGCATGGCCACTTGGGCTAATTTTGAAGTTAGTCATCTTGGTTTTTCCTTGACTATATTAAATACCCATTTAGATCACGAAAATGCCAAATCTAGGGAGTTAAGTGCAGTCCTAATTAGTCAACGTTTGGCTGAGTTTCCACCTGAAAACTACTTACTGCTAACGGGAGATTTTAACGCCAATCCTCGTACTCCAGAACGGCAAATTTTCCTATCCCCTCTAAGAAATGGTAAAAAATTACAAGATCCTTTAGCTACTCTTCCTCTAGAAAAACAGAAAACTTTTCACGATTTTACGGGTAAAGCCTGGGATGCTATTGATACTATATATTGCGATAGCTGCGCTTTTCAGACAGAACAAGTTATTATTGACCGTGAACAGTGGGAAGGGGTGTGGCCTTCTGACCATTTTCCAGTGATTGTGAAATTAACAATTCTCTAA
- a CDS encoding type II toxin-antitoxin system RelE/ParE family toxin — MNIQPREIKNYLKVDDTDPFDSWFDSLRDRRAKAKITARLDRVENGNLGDYKSVGEGVFELRIDYGPGYRIYFGQEGSKIILLLCGGDKSTQVQDILKAKEYWEDYRSRNNA; from the coding sequence ATGAACATCCAACCCAGAGAAATTAAAAATTACCTCAAAGTAGATGATACAGATCCTTTTGATAGTTGGTTTGATTCTCTAAGAGATAGAAGAGCCAAAGCCAAAATTACAGCTAGACTTGACAGAGTTGAAAATGGTAATTTAGGGGATTATAAGTCCGTTGGAGAAGGTGTATTTGAACTGAGAATAGACTATGGACCAGGCTACCGGATATACTTTGGACAGGAAGGGTCAAAAATTATTTTGCTTTTGTGTGGTGGTGATAAAAGCACTCAAGTCCAAGATATTCTTAAAGCTAAAGAATATTGGGAAGATTATCGGAGTCGAAACAATGCCTAG
- a CDS encoding helix-turn-helix domain-containing transcriptional regulator, protein MPRSTSYHAKLIKYLQDPLEAAAYIEVVIEEGDPIMLNKALKNVIEAQGGIDNFSVAVQQSYDRFAQILAEKGEIEFYSLTNVLDALGLQLAVTVKSA, encoded by the coding sequence ATGCCTAGAAGTACAAGTTATCATGCCAAACTAATTAAATACTTACAAGATCCTCTAGAAGCAGCAGCTTATATTGAGGTAGTTATAGAAGAAGGTGATCCTATTATGTTAAATAAAGCACTCAAAAATGTGATTGAGGCTCAGGGTGGAATTGATAATTTTTCCGTAGCAGTACAGCAATCCTACGATAGATTTGCCCAAATTCTTGCTGAAAAAGGAGAAATTGAATTTTATTCTTTGACTAATGTACTTGATGCTTTGGGATTGCAGTTAGCCGTAACCGTGAAGTCAGCTTGA